From a single Methanomicrobium sp. W14 genomic region:
- a CDS encoding type II glyceraldehyde-3-phosphate dehydrogenase → MIKVAVNGYGTIGKRVADAVSVQKDMEITGVSKTRPSSEALVANKRGYPLYIADLSKKPDFETAGIKVAGSVEEMIQKCDVVVDATPGGIGKKNRELYEKYGKKAIWQGGEDHEVAGFSFNSSCNYKEAVGRQFTRVVSCNTTGLCRIINAVDQKYGVKKVRATMIRRGADPGDPKRGPIDAIVLNPVTIPSHHGPDVQTVLPGINIVTTAIIVPTTFMHVHVVQMDLEKPATKEKIIEIIEAHPRIGLIRKGLGITSTAEIKEFASDLLRPRSDVWESCIFEDSVSVSDENELYLFQAIHQEADVVVENVDAIRAMAGEVKDPEVSIRMTNEALGFKAI, encoded by the coding sequence ATGATTAAGGTTGCAGTAAACGGTTACGGCACCATCGGAAAGAGGGTTGCGGATGCTGTATCTGTACAGAAGGATATGGAAATAACCGGTGTTTCAAAAACAAGGCCCAGCAGTGAGGCCCTTGTTGCAAACAAACGCGGATACCCGCTTTATATCGCAGATCTCTCAAAAAAGCCTGACTTCGAAACCGCAGGAATAAAAGTGGCAGGTTCTGTTGAGGAGATGATACAGAAATGCGATGTCGTAGTTGATGCAACGCCGGGCGGCATAGGCAAAAAAAACCGTGAACTTTACGAAAAATACGGAAAAAAAGCAATCTGGCAGGGCGGAGAGGACCATGAAGTCGCCGGATTTTCGTTCAATTCCTCTTGCAACTACAAAGAGGCCGTCGGAAGACAGTTTACTAGAGTCGTTTCATGCAACACGACCGGCCTTTGCAGGATAATAAATGCAGTAGACCAGAAATACGGCGTCAAAAAAGTAAGGGCGACGATGATAAGAAGAGGTGCCGACCCCGGTGACCCCAAACGCGGCCCTATAGATGCAATCGTCTTAAATCCTGTCACAATACCCTCACACCACGGCCCTGATGTGCAGACCGTTCTTCCCGGAATTAACATTGTCACAACTGCAATCATAGTCCCTACGACTTTCATGCACGTGCATGTAGTCCAGATGGACCTTGAAAAACCTGCCACAAAGGAAAAAATCATTGAAATAATAGAGGCACACCCGAGAATAGGACTCATAAGAAAAGGCCTCGGAATAACAAGCACAGCCGAAATTAAGGAGTTTGCATCAGATCTCCTAAGACCACGCTCAGATGTGTGGGAGTCATGCATATTCGAGGACTCTGTATCCGTTTCAGATGAAAACGAACTCTACCTCTTCCAGGCAATCCACCAGGAGGCTGACGTCGTTGTTGAAAACGTGGACGCAATACGTGCCATGGCGGGAGAAGTCAAAGACCCTGAAGTTTCAATAAGGATGACAAACGAAGCCCTCGGATTTAAGGCAATCTGA
- a CDS encoding class I SAM-dependent methyltransferase family protein: MNFRQSLNGKIPKNLLKTFNGHFEVIGDIAVLRIPDFLKPYKKEIGYTLLEFRKDVSTVLQKTAPLNGEKRVGSFEYLAGKNKTVTLHKEGGYLYETDLSSVFFSPALYYERMRISSMVNPGEKVIVPFSGGGPFAVPAAEKGAEVTGIDINPAACRYFMKNTRLNGVREKADVICGDAMDISCLFPEKDYFSRAIIPTAYGMDAALFKTAELVKTGGFIHFYTFKNKGEAKNLKTGLEKKGLETIFVRPCGNVAPAVSRWVFDLKKVR; the protein is encoded by the coding sequence ATGAATTTCAGGCAGTCCCTTAATGGAAAAATTCCAAAAAACCTGCTGAAAACCTTTAACGGGCACTTTGAAGTAATTGGAGACATCGCAGTTCTCCGGATACCGGATTTTCTGAAACCTTACAAAAAGGAGATAGGATACACCCTGCTTGAATTCAGAAAAGACGTATCGACTGTCCTGCAGAAGACTGCACCTCTAAACGGAGAGAAAAGAGTAGGGTCATTTGAGTACCTTGCAGGAAAGAATAAAACCGTCACACTGCATAAAGAAGGCGGCTACCTCTACGAAACCGACCTTTCATCCGTATTCTTCAGCCCCGCCCTTTATTACGAGAGAATGAGGATTTCATCAATGGTGAACCCTGGAGAAAAGGTTATAGTCCCTTTCTCAGGCGGGGGACCATTTGCGGTGCCGGCGGCAGAGAAAGGCGCGGAAGTGACAGGAATCGACATAAACCCTGCGGCCTGCCGGTATTTCATGAAGAATACCAGACTTAACGGGGTAAGGGAAAAAGCGGACGTTATCTGCGGGGACGCAATGGACATTTCATGCCTCTTCCCAGAAAAGGATTACTTCAGCCGTGCAATAATACCGACCGCATACGGGATGGACGCAGCTCTTTTTAAAACCGCAGAACTTGTCAAAACAGGTGGCTTCATTCATTTTTACACATTCAAAAACAAGGGTGAGGCAAAAAACCTTAAAACCGGACTCGAAAAAAAAGGCCTTGAAACAATATTTGTAAGGCCCTGCGGAAATGTCGCCCCTGCCGTATCCAGGTGGGTATTCGACCTGAAAAAGGTGAGATAG
- a CDS encoding hybrid sensor histidine kinase/response regulator, with translation MISLLVVDDEPEILEITRIFLEKTGNYKVTCETCPKFALDMIQTGVFDAVVSDYEMPLLNGLDLLKSVRNSGNNIPFIIFTGKGREDVVIEALNCGADSYVQKGGDPKAQFAELSWRVYVSVEKKRAEKRLYEANEYNKCLIELHVDPLVTIDCGKIICDVNTSMEKITLCSREKLVGSHFCSLFTETEKISDALEKVMGGEKTDGLNLVLRQGNGQTVPVTLFAVYFSYGNKGSWIKPAGEGIFAELHYA, from the coding sequence ATGATTAGTCTGCTGGTTGTTGACGATGAACCGGAAATTCTTGAAATAACAAGGATATTCCTTGAAAAAACAGGAAATTATAAAGTAACGTGCGAAACCTGCCCAAAGTTCGCACTTGATATGATACAGACCGGAGTTTTTGACGCTGTAGTATCTGACTACGAAATGCCTCTTTTAAACGGTCTTGACCTGCTGAAAAGCGTCAGGAACAGTGGCAACAATATCCCTTTTATAATTTTTACAGGTAAAGGACGCGAAGATGTGGTGATTGAGGCTTTAAACTGCGGTGCGGACTCGTATGTACAGAAAGGAGGCGACCCAAAGGCGCAGTTTGCAGAACTCTCCTGGAGGGTATATGTGTCTGTTGAGAAAAAAAGAGCTGAAAAAAGGCTTTATGAAGCAAATGAATACAATAAGTGCCTTATCGAGTTGCATGTGGACCCCCTTGTGACTATAGACTGCGGAAAAATCATCTGTGATGTCAATACGTCAATGGAGAAAATAACCCTCTGCAGTCGTGAAAAACTTGTCGGATCACATTTTTGCAGTCTTTTTACTGAGACTGAAAAAATTTCGGATGCCCTTGAAAAAGTAATGGGTGGTGAAAAAACTGACGGACTTAATCTTGTTTTAAGGCAGGGAAACGGGCAGACTGTTCCTGTTACCCTTTTTGCCGTTTATTTCAGTTACGGAAATAAGGGGAGCTGGATAAAACCGGCCGGAGAGGGAATATTTGCAGAGCTTCACTACGCCTGA
- a CDS encoding metal-dependent transcriptional regulator encodes METKSFNLSRKAEDYLEAILNVSLEKGYAKTRDIAKELGVSPPSVVEMFIKLDRLKMIEYRKYEGVILKPSGREIAEVIKYRHDTLMEFLKLISVPDKIANDDACMMEHELHPKTIEQIHLFVNFLKERGSKNHTLQDFDEYCTVKRSAENSG; translated from the coding sequence ATGGAGACAAAGAGCTTTAATTTAAGCAGAAAAGCCGAAGACTACCTTGAGGCAATACTTAACGTCAGCCTTGAAAAAGGATACGCCAAAACACGCGATATCGCAAAAGAACTCGGAGTGAGCCCGCCTTCAGTCGTTGAGATGTTCATCAAGCTTGACAGGCTTAAAATGATAGAGTACCGCAAATACGAAGGCGTTATTTTAAAACCCAGCGGAAGAGAGATTGCTGAAGTCATCAAATACAGGCATGACACGCTGATGGAGTTTTTGAAACTGATCTCGGTCCCGGATAAAATCGCAAACGACGATGCCTGCATGATGGAGCATGAGCTTCACCCGAAAACAATTGAACAGATTCACCTCTTCGTAAACTTCCTTAAAGAACGCGGCTCAAAGAACCACACCCTTCAGGACTTCGATGAATACTGTACTGTAAAAAGGTCGGCTGAAAATTCCGGATAA